One region of Primulina tabacum isolate GXHZ01 chromosome 1, ASM2559414v2, whole genome shotgun sequence genomic DNA includes:
- the LOC142518122 gene encoding uncharacterized protein LOC142518122 isoform X2: MFVTPPSSTPRRQRKVKKQEVVDVEKKGNTPGKVAMDEFQGRSDFCGHEEAADEERKLVTNFLARKELEYVDLPWHWFLLVYKRDEGIFKLWNSMHDPFSVGKAKVYTKFLAGSIRHLSGFNLVSEPVLREPCRQQGATLDCGVYACMWLECLARDTDEMWSYAQDVKMDTYRARLAATILSDENGLLKNKFE; the protein is encoded by the exons ATGTTTGTGACTCCACCTAGCTCAACACCAAGACGTCAGAGGAAGGTGAAAAAACAG GAAGTTGTAGACGTTGAGAAGAAAGGCAATACTCCTGGCAAGGTTGCCATGGATGAGTTTCAAGGTAGATCAGATTTCTGTGGACATGAAGAAGCTGCTGATGAAGAGAGAAAATTGGTGACAAACTTTCTTGCTAGAAAAGAGTTGGAGTACGTTGATCTTCC GTGGCATTGGTTTTTGTTGGTTTACAAAAGAGATGAAGGGATATTTAAACTGTGGAACTCCATGCATGATCCATTCTCAGTTGGGAAAGCCAAAGTTTAT ACAAAGTTTTTGGCTGGTTCCATACGTCACTTATCGGGATTCAACCTTGTAAGTGAGCCAGTGTTAAGAGAACCTTGTCGTCAACAAGGTGCAACCCTCGATTGTGGTGTctatgcatgcatgtggttggAGTGTCTAGCCCGTGACACAGATGAGATGTGGAGCTATGCACAGGATGTGAAGATGGACACTTATCGAGCACGTTTGGCAGCCACAATATTATCTGATGAAAATGGATTGTTGAAAAACAAGTTTGAGTAA
- the LOC142518122 gene encoding uncharacterized protein LOC142518122 isoform X4 produces MFVTPPSSTPRRQRKVKKQEVVDVEKKGNTPGKVAMDEFQGRSDFCGHEEAADEERKLVTNFLARKELEWHWFLLVYKRDEGIFKLWNSMHDPFSVGKAKVYTKFLAGSIRHLSGFNLVSEPVLREPCRQQGATLDCGVYACMWLECLARDTDEMWSYAQDVKMDTYRARLAATILSDENGLLKNKFE; encoded by the exons ATGTTTGTGACTCCACCTAGCTCAACACCAAGACGTCAGAGGAAGGTGAAAAAACAG GAAGTTGTAGACGTTGAGAAGAAAGGCAATACTCCTGGCAAGGTTGCCATGGATGAGTTTCAAGGTAGATCAGATTTCTGTGGACATGAAGAAGCTGCTGATGAAGAGAGAAAATTGGTGACAAACTTTCTTGCTAGAAAAGAGTTGGA GTGGCATTGGTTTTTGTTGGTTTACAAAAGAGATGAAGGGATATTTAAACTGTGGAACTCCATGCATGATCCATTCTCAGTTGGGAAAGCCAAAGTTTAT ACAAAGTTTTTGGCTGGTTCCATACGTCACTTATCGGGATTCAACCTTGTAAGTGAGCCAGTGTTAAGAGAACCTTGTCGTCAACAAGGTGCAACCCTCGATTGTGGTGTctatgcatgcatgtggttggAGTGTCTAGCCCGTGACACAGATGAGATGTGGAGCTATGCACAGGATGTGAAGATGGACACTTATCGAGCACGTTTGGCAGCCACAATATTATCTGATGAAAATGGATTGTTGAAAAACAAGTTTGAGTAA
- the LOC142518122 gene encoding uncharacterized protein LOC142518122 isoform X3 yields the protein MFVTPPSSTPRRQRKVKKQEVVDVEKKGNTPGKVAMDEFQGRSDFCGHEEAADEERKLVTNFLARKELEWHWFLLVYKRDEGIFKLWNSMHDPFSVGKAKVYYCLLQTKFLAGSIRHLSGFNLVSEPVLREPCRQQGATLDCGVYACMWLECLARDTDEMWSYAQDVKMDTYRARLAATILSDENGLLKNKFE from the exons ATGTTTGTGACTCCACCTAGCTCAACACCAAGACGTCAGAGGAAGGTGAAAAAACAG GAAGTTGTAGACGTTGAGAAGAAAGGCAATACTCCTGGCAAGGTTGCCATGGATGAGTTTCAAGGTAGATCAGATTTCTGTGGACATGAAGAAGCTGCTGATGAAGAGAGAAAATTGGTGACAAACTTTCTTGCTAGAAAAGAGTTGGA GTGGCATTGGTTTTTGTTGGTTTACAAAAGAGATGAAGGGATATTTAAACTGTGGAACTCCATGCATGATCCATTCTCAGTTGGGAAAGCCAAAGTTTAT TATTGTTTGTTGCAGACAAAGTTTTTGGCTGGTTCCATACGTCACTTATCGGGATTCAACCTTGTAAGTGAGCCAGTGTTAAGAGAACCTTGTCGTCAACAAGGTGCAACCCTCGATTGTGGTGTctatgcatgcatgtggttggAGTGTCTAGCCCGTGACACAGATGAGATGTGGAGCTATGCACAGGATGTGAAGATGGACACTTATCGAGCACGTTTGGCAGCCACAATATTATCTGATGAAAATGGATTGTTGAAAAACAAGTTTGAGTAA
- the LOC142518122 gene encoding uncharacterized protein LOC142518122 isoform X1, whose product MFVTPPSSTPRRQRKVKKQEVVDVEKKGNTPGKVAMDEFQGRSDFCGHEEAADEERKLVTNFLARKELEYVDLPWHWFLLVYKRDEGIFKLWNSMHDPFSVGKAKVYYCLLQTKFLAGSIRHLSGFNLVSEPVLREPCRQQGATLDCGVYACMWLECLARDTDEMWSYAQDVKMDTYRARLAATILSDENGLLKNKFE is encoded by the exons ATGTTTGTGACTCCACCTAGCTCAACACCAAGACGTCAGAGGAAGGTGAAAAAACAG GAAGTTGTAGACGTTGAGAAGAAAGGCAATACTCCTGGCAAGGTTGCCATGGATGAGTTTCAAGGTAGATCAGATTTCTGTGGACATGAAGAAGCTGCTGATGAAGAGAGAAAATTGGTGACAAACTTTCTTGCTAGAAAAGAGTTGGAGTACGTTGATCTTCC GTGGCATTGGTTTTTGTTGGTTTACAAAAGAGATGAAGGGATATTTAAACTGTGGAACTCCATGCATGATCCATTCTCAGTTGGGAAAGCCAAAGTTTAT TATTGTTTGTTGCAGACAAAGTTTTTGGCTGGTTCCATACGTCACTTATCGGGATTCAACCTTGTAAGTGAGCCAGTGTTAAGAGAACCTTGTCGTCAACAAGGTGCAACCCTCGATTGTGGTGTctatgcatgcatgtggttggAGTGTCTAGCCCGTGACACAGATGAGATGTGGAGCTATGCACAGGATGTGAAGATGGACACTTATCGAGCACGTTTGGCAGCCACAATATTATCTGATGAAAATGGATTGTTGAAAAACAAGTTTGAGTAA
- the LOC142518122 gene encoding uncharacterized protein LOC142518122 isoform X6 — protein sequence MDTMVQKEVLTKLEQHGKRSMVHRNDYGGFLSLMTSFTMARLQELTGELFRRCRYIIFPMNDRWHWFLLVYKRDEGIFKLWNSMHDPFSVGKAKVYTKFLAGSIRHLSGFNLVSEPVLREPCRQQGATLDCGVYACMWLECLARDTDEMWSYAQDVKMDTYRARLAATILSDENGLLKNKFE from the exons ATGGACACAATGGTGCAG AAAGAAGTCCTTACGAAATTGGAACAACATGGGAAAAGATCGATGGTACATCGGAATGATTATGGAGGTTTTCTTTCACTGATGACATCTTTCACGATGGCTAGACTACAGGAACTGACTGGAGAATTATTTAGAAGATGCAGATACATCATTTTCCCTATGAATGACAGGTGGCATTGGTTTTTGTTGGTTTACAAAAGAGATGAAGGGATATTTAAACTGTGGAACTCCATGCATGATCCATTCTCAGTTGGGAAAGCCAAAGTTTAT ACAAAGTTTTTGGCTGGTTCCATACGTCACTTATCGGGATTCAACCTTGTAAGTGAGCCAGTGTTAAGAGAACCTTGTCGTCAACAAGGTGCAACCCTCGATTGTGGTGTctatgcatgcatgtggttggAGTGTCTAGCCCGTGACACAGATGAGATGTGGAGCTATGCACAGGATGTGAAGATGGACACTTATCGAGCACGTTTGGCAGCCACAATATTATCTGATGAAAATGGATTGTTGAAAAACAAGTTTGAGTAA
- the LOC142518122 gene encoding uncharacterized protein LOC142518122 isoform X5, with protein sequence MDTMVQKEVLTKLEQHGKRSMVHRNDYGGFLSLMTSFTMARLQELTGELFRRCRYIIFPMNDRWHWFLLVYKRDEGIFKLWNSMHDPFSVGKAKVYYCLLQTKFLAGSIRHLSGFNLVSEPVLREPCRQQGATLDCGVYACMWLECLARDTDEMWSYAQDVKMDTYRARLAATILSDENGLLKNKFE encoded by the exons ATGGACACAATGGTGCAG AAAGAAGTCCTTACGAAATTGGAACAACATGGGAAAAGATCGATGGTACATCGGAATGATTATGGAGGTTTTCTTTCACTGATGACATCTTTCACGATGGCTAGACTACAGGAACTGACTGGAGAATTATTTAGAAGATGCAGATACATCATTTTCCCTATGAATGACAGGTGGCATTGGTTTTTGTTGGTTTACAAAAGAGATGAAGGGATATTTAAACTGTGGAACTCCATGCATGATCCATTCTCAGTTGGGAAAGCCAAAGTTTAT TATTGTTTGTTGCAGACAAAGTTTTTGGCTGGTTCCATACGTCACTTATCGGGATTCAACCTTGTAAGTGAGCCAGTGTTAAGAGAACCTTGTCGTCAACAAGGTGCAACCCTCGATTGTGGTGTctatgcatgcatgtggttggAGTGTCTAGCCCGTGACACAGATGAGATGTGGAGCTATGCACAGGATGTGAAGATGGACACTTATCGAGCACGTTTGGCAGCCACAATATTATCTGATGAAAATGGATTGTTGAAAAACAAGTTTGAGTAA